A single window of Salvia splendens isolate huo1 chromosome 6, SspV2, whole genome shotgun sequence DNA harbors:
- the LOC121810065 gene encoding plasma membrane-associated cation-binding protein 1-like, with protein sequence MVNYWKSKVLPKIKKVFENPKKAAALEACKAFDESKEQYSKECEEKKTDLEPKVTEIYQASSTEIKALIKEPTDAAVKKHSAAVQKFLDELAKIDFPGSKSVSEAASKVGPAYVSGPVLFVFEKVSTFIPALVEEEKKKEEEKKEEAVPPPAEAEAESSKEEVKEKEIAVEAAVEEKLEDAPPAPAADPPKP encoded by the exons ATGGTAAACTACTGGAAATCCAAGGTTCTGCCCAAGATCAAGAAAGTCTTTGAGAACCCAAAAAAGGCAGCTGCTCTTGAAGCTTGCAAGGCCTTCGATGAATctaag GAGCAATATTCGAAAGAGTGTGAAGAGAAAAAGACAGATCTTGAGCCCAAAGTTACCGAAATCTATCAAGCTTCATCTACTGAGATTAAG gcTTTGATCAAGGAACCAACGGATGCAGCTGTGAAAAAGCACTCCGCAGCAGTCCAGAAATTCCTCGACGAGCTTGCTAAGATCG ATTTTCCGGGTTCAAAATCAGTGAGCGAAGCAGCTAGTAAAGTTGGACCAGCATACGTGTCTGGTCCGGTTCTGTTTGTGTTCGAGAAGGTCTCCACTTTCATACCTGCCCTTGTtgaagaggagaagaagaaagaggaggagaagaaagaggaGGCTGTCCCGCCACCGGCTGAGGCTGAGGCTGAGAGTTCCAAAGAGGAGGTTAAAGAGAAGGAGATCGCTGTGGAGGCGGCTGTTGAGGAGAAACTCGAGGATGCGCCGCCAGCACCAGCAGCAGACCCTCCTAAGCCTTGA
- the LOC121808712 gene encoding peroxidase 7-like — protein MESRSCYALMLVVVLATAVAVHGNGYEYDEDLSLSFYHKSCPQLEKIVHHKLKLWFTNDSTLAPALINLHYRDCAIRGCDASILLDHKGSERSAKASASLRGFQVIDDIKSEVEKKCPKTVSCADILASAARDATAAVGGPFWSVPYGRKDGRISLAKEAQSLPSGRERITDLIELFQSKGLNVLDLVVLSGAHTIGRSGCASLQHRLFNYKGTRKPDPTIDPRYLNFLRRKCRWASETVEMDAVTPRKFDVQYYKNLQKKMGLLSTDQMLYSDSRTASIVSALASQPEVFQHQFAASMLKLGKIVDYSADEDDTEIRLKCNRVNA, from the exons ATGGAGTCCCGTAGCTGCTATGCATTGATGCTGGTGGTGGTGTTGGCGACCGCGGTGGCAGTCCACGGCAACGGGTACGAGTACGATGAGGATCTAAGTTTATCGTTCTACCATAAGAGTTGCCCTCAGCTAGAAAAGATAGTCCACCACAAACTCAAACTGTGGTTCACAAACGACTCCACTCTCGCCCCTGCTCTCATCAACCTCCACTACCGTGACTGCGCCATCAGA GGATGCGATGCTTCGATTCTCCTAGACCACAAGGGAAGCGAGAGAAGTGCCAAGGCAAGCGCTTCTCTGAGGGGCTTCCAAGTCATCGACGACATCAAATCCGAAGTCGAGAAAAAATGCCCTAAAACAGTCTCATGCGCCGACATCCTCGCCTCCGCCGCCAGGGACGCCACGGCCGCAGTAGGCGGCCCCTTCTGGTCAGTCCCCTACGGCCGAAAGGACGGGCGCATCTCCCTGGCGAAGGAAGCCCAGTCCCTCCCGAGCGGCCGCGAGAGGATAACCGACCTAATCGAGCTCTTCCAGTCCAAGGGGCTGAACGTGCTCGACCTCGTTGTCCTCTCGGGGGCCCACACCATCGGGAGAAGCGGGTGCGCCAGCCTCCAGCACAGGCTCTTCAATTACAAGGGCACCCGGAAACCCGACCCCACCATCGACCCGAGGTACCTGAATTTCTTGCGGCGGAAGTGCCGGTGGGCGTCGGAGACCGTGGAGATGGACGCCGTCACTCCTAGGAAATTCGACGTGCAGTACTACAAGAATTTGCAGAAGAAGATGGGGTTGCTATCTACCGACCAAATGTTATACTCCGATTCACGAACGGCTTCGATCGTCTCTGCTTTGGCTTCGCAGCCGGAGGTTTTCCAGCATCAGTTCGCGGCGTCGATGCTTAAGCTTGGAAAGATCGTTGATTACTCTGCCGACGAAGATGATACCGAGATTCGCCTCAAATGCAACCGCGTCAATGCCTAG
- the LOC121807699 gene encoding phenylalanine--tRNA ligase, chloroplastic/mitochondrial-like — translation MGAYRASMASSFSLVHSATLLKNYIFLRRSRVLAFSLHLSPFSTSSATLSSDVLHPHKKSRQPVAATLLELGGVKVGRDEIVRDDPTNNVPDSIFSKLGLQLHRRDNHPLGILKNAIFDYFDTNYPNKFTKFDDLCPIVSVKANFDDVLVPADHVSRSYNDTYYIDSQTVLRCHTSAHQAELLREGHTHFLVMGDVYRRDSIDATHYPVFHQMEGVRVFNPVDWEGSGKDGTQYAAEDLKKCLEGLAQHLFGGVEMRWIDTYFPFTNPSFELEIYFQEKWLEVLGCGVMEQDILQRNGRTDNVAWAFGLGLERLAMVLFDIPDIRLFWTNDERFTSQFSKGQLGVKFKPFSKFPPCYKDMSFWISDSFTENNLCEVVRGIAGDLVEEVKLIDNFTNKKGMTSHCYRIAYRSMERSLTDEEINDLQWKVREQVEIKLKVVLR, via the exons ATGGGAGCATACAGAGCTTCCATGGCGTCTTCATTTTCATTGGTCCACTCCGCTACCTTATTGAAGAACTATATTTTCCTCCGCCGCAGCAGAGTCCTAGCCTTTTCTCTCCACCTGTCGCCTTTCTCCACCTCCTCCGCGACTCTTTCTTCGGATGTACTTCACCCGCATAAGAAGTCGAGGCAACCCGTTGCCGCCACGCTTCTCGAACTCGGCGGGGTAAAAGTTGGCAGGGATG aaatTGTGAGGGATGATCCGACGAACAATGTCCCTGATTCCATTTTCTCAAAGCTTGGATTGCAGCTGCATAGGAGGGATAATCATCCCCTCGGCATACTGAAGAATGCAATTTTCGATTATTTTGACACCAACTACCCCAACAAATTTACCAAGTTCGACGATTTATGTCCAATAGTCTCGGTGAAAGCG AACTTTGATGATGTCTTGGTACCTGCTGATCATGTAAGCAGGAGTTACAATGACACATATTATATAGACTCTCAAACTGTCTTGAGGTGCCATACTAGTGCACATCAAGCTGAGTTACTGAGGGAAGGACACACTCATTTCCTTGTCATGGGAGATGTTTACCGCAGAGATTCTATAGACGCTACCCACTACCCTGTATTCCATCAG ATGGAAGGTGTACGAGTATTCAATCCAGTTGACTGGGAGGGATCTGGGAAAGATGGCACACAATATGCAGCTGAGGATCTTAAGAAATGTCTTGAGGGGTTGGCACAACATTTATTTG GCGGTGTGGAAATGCGTTGGATTGACACATATTTTCCCTTCACCAATCCCTCATTTGAACTGGAAATATACTTTCAG GAAAAATGGCTGGAAGTGTTGGGTTGTGGAGTGATGGAGCAAGACATTCTGCAAAGAAATGGAAGGACTGACAATGTTGCTTGGGCTTTTGGGCTTGGACTGGAGCGCTTAGCTATGGTTTTATTTGACATTCCTGATATCCGTCTTTTCTGGACTAATGATGAGCGATTTACTTCACAA TTCTCCAAAGGCCAGCTTGGTGTTAAGTTTAAGCCATTTTCAAAG TTTCCTCCATGTTATAAGGATATGAGTTTCTGGATCAGTGATTCATTTACTGAAAACAACCTCTGTGAAGTTGTTAGAGGTATTGCTGGAGATCTTGTTGAGGAG GTGAAATTGATCGACAACTTCACCAACAAGAAAGGAATGACGAGCCATTGCTACAGGATTGCTTATAGGTCAATGGAACGGTCACTTACTGATGAGGAGATCAACGATTTACAG TGGAAAGTGCGGGAGCAAGTAGAGATCAAGTTGAAAGTTGTTCTTAGATGa